TTgactaaattaaatttgtaaaaccTTCACCAATGTCCTGTCTATCGTCAATTATACGACAATGAATTCAACAAGGATatggattttcaaaaatttctcttcaattattatccaaaatgcTTTGCAAATATACTTTACTATGCCAACGATAACATCTCCTTCTAAAACGAGAATTGTGCTATATCGAAAACTGATTATGGTTTTACACGCGAGAAAGTACGGTTCATAGGAGCAGGACATggcataaacacaaaaaaaaaacacccgagtAAAGCTATGTCATCAATGAACACTtcaaggatgaaaaaaaatcctacctttatcgtttaaaaatttaaagaatcattctttaaccatttttttttgcatacaccGGCATCTGTATGTTAACACCATCTTTCGATTCAAAGAAAGTGTACGATAACGTTATTGAATCTACGAGTTCCATCTTAGGGTCCTCGATAAATTCCGGATCGATATAGAAGAATACCGGCAAGTCTACCTCCTCGTGCGGATTGAGCTGCTGTTCCTCGAAGCAAAAGCACtgtattttattgaaatacgCTCCGGCTTCAAACGGAATCACGTTGTACGTACTAATTCCAACAACGGGATGGTCGGTGGGATTTTTTGCCGAATAGAATGCTAGCGCCGTTTCACCGGGAACGACCTAAAATAGCATGATAATTGTATCAATAATATTTTAGCCATCATTCCACTTTTTTCGATCATACCTTAATCTCGGTTTGTTGTGGTTTGAAATTCCACCGCATCGATGCACCTATATCGGCATTAAACTTTATCTTTAACACTCTATCCTTCACTTTTTGCATGGTCTCAACCTTCTCACCATCGTGCCCCTGACTTGTGGTGCCTCCATAGCTGTACGCTTGGCAAAACATACGATACAACGGAACGGCTGCATAGCTTAGACCGACGGTCAAAACACCAGCAGCTGCCACATAATACACTGTAGATCGTATTCTAAACTTTCGTTCTGAATCGACACCTTTCCCGGTGAACCATCGTACCGGTGCTCCTTTTAGCGAAGAGCGACCAGCTTTGGTAAAAGAATTTGTAATTGATGACCTACAGGCAGTGCGCACAATGTCTGTCAACATTTCAATTCGAAACTATTGCCCCACAATATTTGTACTAGTGTTTGCTCCCTAGTTTTATTCCACTTGCatgttttataacattttcCGTTACCGATCTGCACTTTTTCGGAAGCCAAcctttgttgatgttttatgttgttatgTCATTTCACAGCTGATTTCGCTTTTCGCCGCAAGTCCCACAGACGTCAAAATGTGTGTGCCTAGTGAAATGAGTTCGCTGCACAGTagaggttttattttcatttgaattcGTTCTGTTGCATGGCGTAGTCTTGTAACATGACGTAGTTCAgaacaaaattataaatttacgTTTTATTGTGCATTAAAAGGCTATATTTAATACGTGGAAATaagcaaattatttttttatgtaatctTGTGTTCGCACCCAACACAACAATGCTGTCCAACTACAAGCCGTTGCTATGGCAACAGATGTTGTTCAACAAACTGTTTGTTATTCTAAACCAGCCGTATAGCAGCATTTATCTGATACGATTTTTATCAGTTCTCATCAGTGTATAGTAACAATGAATTTCGATCTAGATGATCCTCTGGAAGGATTGCTAAGTGATGGTAGTAATGATAGCTTgtttggaaatgaaacatcAAAAAAACCGTCTCAATCTACCAAACCCGGTAAAATGGAGGACTTGTTCGGTATTAAAACCGATCCAACAAAGGTTACTTCGATTGCCAAAACTGTGGAACAAACCGGAACAGCGTCCGAAAAAGTGCAACCGGCATCATTAGATTACACGAAACCTTCCACATCGGCTACCCACCAACCATCGAGCTTAACCAGCGTTCAGGGAAGGAAACCGGACACCTTGGCTAATAAGCCCGTTGGCTCCACTGCATCTAACAAACCCGCTACTCCACAGAAGAAGGAAATTTCATTCGATGATAGTGACCTGTTGGCAGACCTGGGTTTCGATCCTAAAAAGCCCAGATCAAAGTCCAGCATTCTTGACGACATTCTCGGTGGTACGTTAACGGCATCAACTAAAGAAATACCGCCAAAAAGTGTTATTGCCAAACCCAGACAAAGCCTTACCACGACGCTAGAAGAACCGCCCAATACTGGTAAAGCTTTTTCTCGTCAAACAACGGAAACTTCAGACAACCCACCACTCGAAAGTACAGTTACGGGAAGCTACGCACCTAGCAGCAATAATATACCGAGTTCCGGTGCAATGCCAAAGAGAAGTGGACGCCGGAAATCTTCCGTCTCTATGCTGAACGATCCTTTGGGACTGTTTGGGTCCACCACGGAAGAAAAACTTCCTCGTTCTGAAACAAAGCAACCAAAGAAAGGAGGCGCTGATTGGTTAGGTCTAAACGATGACACAGCAGTGAAGGAAATGGATCCCATCCCAATGACTGCTCTAACCAAGCAACGTGATTCCATAGCATCGAAGGTACCAATTGCTTCAGTTCCTCAACAGCAAGATGTTTCTCCGGAAGTATCCGTCCTCCCAAAGCCAGATAAGTTACCTTCTCCTACTAAAACGACCGTTGTTCTTTCCCAACCTATTATTCAACCCAAACCGCTGATACCCGACCCTGCAACAATCACTAACACCATCCAGTTTGTGGAGGCGGAAGCACAAGGTGCAATTGCGACAATGCAACAGCAAGAGTTCCAATTGTCTGTGGCAAGTCAAATGATTTCCCAAGAACATGCATTAGTCGATATGCAGCAGAAACAACACGCTATTCTCAAAAGGCAGGAAGCGCAGTTTAACGAACTGCTTCGGAAACAAATGCAACGTCACACTGCATTGGAAGATGTCCTtgcgaagcagcagcaacgaatAAATGCGAACATTCAACTCATTATGAGCCAACCAGCTATGCCCGTTAACCCCTTCCTGGGGAGCATAGAAACGGAAGAACACTTCGAAAATGAGCCCCAACATGCTTCAGATAAAAATCCGATCGAAAAGGTAGAACTCCAAACCGATGTAAAACGGCTCGAAATGGAAAAGCTTCGATTGGAAGATATGATTTCCAACCTTTCGGTGAACCATGAGCAAGAACTTTCTATACTCGAAACAagctacaaaaaacaaatgaccTTCCTGGAAGACAGTCTCCGCATCATGGAGGCAAGGCTGAAGCACGACAATAAGCAGTTGGAAGAGTTTTATCAGGCCAAAATTAGCTTCATCGAACAAGGACAGCAAAAGCTCGTTAAAGATTACGAAGCGAAGGTGCAATCCATGGAAGAACAGCACCGCAAACTGATCGAACAACTGAAGCAAGGATACGAAGAAAATCTTGAACAATTGCGACAGGATCATCGCGAAATGATCGCTACCATACGTGAATCAAAAATACTTGAGTTTTCAGTCGTGCAGGATAATCAATCCTATCTGAACACGCTCAAAAGTGCTTCCAGCTATCTAGAGAATGCATCAGGAGATCTGCAACAGTTGAGAGATACACTGCAGGATCAAATAGAATTTTCACACAAGGAAAGAGAGCGCCTGCTGAAGCAACGCGAAAAGCAACTCGAAGATCAGCAAAAGCAGCTCGAGCACACGCGGCATGCCGCTGCTGAAGAGAACGTTCGTCTGCTGAACTTGGTGGAAATGCTTGAGGGCAAAGTTACCGAGATGACAAaggttagatttttttttctttttaataatatGGACCCATTTTTATCACAATGCAACCTTGCAGATATCGTCGGAAGAGCGATGGGAATATCAGCAAAAGTGTATCAAGTTGGAAGCAGAAAAGCAAATTATGGACAAAGAAAAGCAGTTCTTTCGCGATCGACACGAACGCGAGGAAAGTCGAATCGCGGAACTTAAGCAAACACAGCTAGAAGATCACGCTCGCCTGATGGATAAAGTGACACAAGAACGGCAAATACTGTTGCAGGAGAAAGCCAAGTTAGAAACCATGGCCCAACTGACACCCGGCACAGGTTCTGCATTTGGTTCCGGTACATCCCGTGCTGAAGTGGAAGCCGCCCTGAAGGTGGCTGAGGAAGCAGCTCGCCACGCCGACACAGAGAAAGAACGTTATCTCAACCTACAGCGTCAGCTCGAAACGAAACGCCGTGAGATTCAGACACGCGAAAGCAAACTACGTGAAGCCAAAGACGAACTAGAAGCCGCCATCGATAGAGCTTCACAAAGGGAGCGACATGCAGAAACGGTATACCGTAGTCTTCGCAAGTCGGAGCAAAACATACAGCTGAAGATAGAATTGATACAGCGACAGTTTCGCGAAGTGTCCGAGCGGGAAGATCGCctagcaaaggaaaaaatcgAGTTTAGCAAGGAACGGTTGGAGCTTCAGGCTGCTAGACGGAAGCTGCTTCAGACACGTTGCAGTCTATGCAAGATCGGTGATAAGTCACAGGAAATTGGTGACCTGCTCACAACCAATACGGATTCCGTGGCTGACGATTTGAAACTGGAGGCTAATTTTGCCGAAATGCAAAACCGTTGCACGGGTCTGAagttggaacatttttttgatAGTGACGTTGATCACCAAATGAAGCTTTTCCTCGAACGTAATCAAGTAGAGCAGTGCAACGATTTGGAGTTGACGGACAACCAAAGAAGACATCGAGAAATTGATCATAATTTGGCTTTACTGAACTTTGACGCTCTTTTTCCACAGCTACAATCGGACGAGGGACAAGAGCGTAGCGCCACAAACGTCGTTCCATCGTAAGAGTGTATTAGAAATATGCTTCTGTGTATATTCAATATACAAGAGTGTATTAGAAATATACATATACCCATTCTACAGCAAATATATCTTTCTAAACTACAGCTTCGTGTCATTTTCAGACTGGGAATTTTTCAAGGCTCTTCGCTGTCGCACAGTTTCTTTGTTCTGAAACAATAGTTGGGCTGCTACGTTCCTTGCTACTCGACACATTTCACCGAAATTCACATAACTGTAGTCAATGGTAACCGTTTTAGTGACCCATTCGTAGTGATTCCAAAGCCGTTCGAATCCTCCGGGAGCGTAAGAGTTACATGCTCTGTACACGTAAGACATAACCCCTACGAGCTGTGGTTGTCCAACCTCCATAATCACAAGTGGGCCTCCGACATTACCCTGATAATGAAaggattgaaaaaagaaattattttactattGTTTGTTGCAAGCACATAGTGGTTCTACAACACCGTGCAGATGCTTCCCGTTCCGTTCGTGTAGATGCACACCCGGGTGTCGTACACCAAATCCTGTAAATCCCAAGGACTTAGTAGCTCTTTGCATTGATCATTCGATATTGCACGAGCGtctactttttgaagcttttcctTGTAGTCATCCTGGGTAGCAGTAtcctaaaataataataataaataaattataaagtGTATTTAAGAGAATTTAAATGTCGCTACGTTGTGTAACGCATTTGTTACCCTTTCTGCACCCCAATCCGTGTACATCACTGCACTGCCTTCCGGAATGGAACCTTTCCGAAGTTCAATTGGCTGTACGAATCTATTAAATTCTATATACTCGACTGTGCGCACCAGGGCTATATCGTTACGAGCAGCTTCGAAATCGAAAGAAGGGTGATATGTGTACGAATAGATGGAACGGAATTGATCATCCGCTTTAGACTTAAGTTCCACTTGTCCTAAACGAATCCGCGCCAATGCGGATAGCGATTGCTCCGGATAGGTACGGAGGAGTTTCCATATGAACGAGGCTTGCGTTATGATATATCGAACGTTAAGGATGGCACCACTACCTAAATGACGATCCGCTTCAATCAACCTAAAAGAAACTTGATACGGCACTTCCCACTGTTCGACGTCCGTTCCCGAAGCCATCCTTTCGTAGCGATGAGCTTCCAAAGATGCTGTAAGCAAagtagatttaaaaaaaacggcgtTTTGTTACCTCTATACTTCATTACCTATATAAATGCAGAGTAACGTCGCACGCAGGAGCACTCTTACCGAGCGTCCCATTCTGACGGTAGACAATTCGCTAATGATAAAAGCTTTCATATATAACGATGTCAtcaaatcataaaatattatcgacatttgcattccaactaaaacatcacaTGATAAGCGTGACCGATTTACATCGACAAAACATTTGGTAACATATCATACCGGTTGTTTGAGTAACGgtaacatcatcattatcaattGATCAATTAGCTGACACTCAATTTTTAtcaaaagcacacacagaaacacacctTGAAACGAATCATCTTCTAATGTGAATGTCACAGTAACGTGGTAGCATTCTCAATACAGTCAGTGGTGCGCCCGGGTCCCGGgctccaataaaaaaaaaaaaaaaaaaaacatttgttggTTGGGGGGGGTGGGTGTTCGTACGCAAATAGAAGAAATAACTTGGGGGTGGTaatgatgaaattgaaatgaaattactGACCGGGAGGGGAAGGTTGGGTGGCGGTGTAGCTTCGAGGCCCCTCAAatgagaagaagcaaaaagcgTGGTTGGATGGGACTCCAGAACTGTCTCACTAAGGCCTGGGTGTTCCTGAACATATTTAATAACTGTTGACCGGGGAGGGTTTTATGCTTCTTTCTCCAGAGGCCTCTTCTGAATGCCCCCTTTGGGGCCCCTCTAGCATTCGGAGAGGGTTAAAGCGACGCTTTTCGTTCCCGTTTATGACACAACTCATACAGTTTTGCCTATTAACTGCTCCGCctaccgttagatccgccactgaaTACAGTGGAGGCGTTCAAACTCATAGCGAATCATTTGTTTCCATGTATGTTgtaagtatttttatttctgtttccgTTTAATAATAcagttgggttttgtttcagtAGAACGCTATTTTGGCATCCATGCTTTTAAAAAAGAGTGCTTGTAGATCGCCCCCTAATGTCTTGCACACATCGTTTCGAAAACGCTTTTTCAACTTTCTTACCAGTCATTTGTCTTAACTTTAGCAATTGCTCTGTGGATATGCCAACTTTTcccttcttctctttctctttgctTCCTATCATTCTACACTCCAACCGTCACGAATGATAAAATTTACTTCACAAATCACACCGCGGAGCAACTTTTGCATCGCAATAACAACAACCTACTCACGAAATAGTCGCCATTAGTTATTCTCTGTAAATAGTACCTTCCAAATATGTGTTGATAATGTGTGTTTCAACtgaactttttcttttctaacgCGGTTGTTATCTATAATATGTGTACATCAACGCACAGTTATTGGGATACtacttaaaataattttatcaaaaactGTCATACTTTTTTCGAGCCTTTCTATCCATGAATCCTTTTTCACTGTAACTGTAAACGAGCTGTCGTAACATAAACGCAACCGAGACACTTTGCATAGCTGAACCAACATTTTGTaggattaattaaaaacacgGCTTTACACGGCTTTCTGATAATTAGCCAACATTCAACTGATTTAAGCATAGCTTCTTTCAAATCTTTTAACCATTCTTCTTGGCCACTCGTTTACGACCCACCCTGCTGTACGTATAACAATAGTTTACAACACTCATCAATCATCACCAACATGAAAAGGATCCGAAATATAATTTGTATTCGAAGGCTACCGTTGAATTATCACGATTCTGATTAGTGCTTAATACAAAGCTGCTCAGATTAATGCAAGGCGATTTATGATGCGCAACTTTATACTAGGGACTTGGAGACTACTACCCGTTACTCATATACTAATGGAGCAACCATAATGGAGGGACGTACTTTTTGTCGAATAATACCAATGTGTACCAGTAGTGTTATCGTgatacaacattttttttatgataaataaaCTGCGATTATTTCTTTACATTCGAACTAAAGAATTATGTACTCCTTCCTTTCGTTAGTTTAGCAATGCCTAAGAAATTATAAACTAACAAGCTACGGCGAtcaatttgtgtgtgtatgtgtgtaatttCTAAATGTAGTCAGTTGTATAAAAACATTATATTgctcaattttttttcctccctcgaCGTTACTAAACTTGATCGTTCTCTCTACCCTGACTTCTACCTCCTCTGTGCCTTTTGACAAACGCTCATGTTCTACactgtgtgtatatgtgaCGTAATGCGTTCGGTTGATTGTAAAAAGCGAATGTACTTTACAATAAGGGAACCAACTACTCAACAGAACCATCATAAATCCAGTTCAAGCGGCTTTCACTTCTAGCAACTGCGGATAGTTTTCCACCACGTTTAACAGCATCGTGTCGATGTAATGCTTCAGTCGTCGGTTTTCATCTTCCTTTTCCTGAAATGCCACCTGCAGCTGTAAAGAAGTACAAAAACGCATTGTCATTACCAAATGAGTAAGCTTATATACAGCCTTATGGTGAGACCGATTTAGAACCAACACCAGCATAAAACGTAAAAGAACGAATTTGGAGCACACTTAACACAGATTAGTTTGCAACCAGATAACATTGAAAACCAATAGACAGCAATGGGAAGAGCGTCAGTTCGATAATAGTTCATGTAGTGTTGCTATTGTTATAGTTTCACCACTTATGCCAATAGTGTGAACGGTTATTAATTACACAGTTGAtatagtaaaaaaatatcaaacattactacattttgccttttaGTACATTAGATCAAAATGATTACTGTCATTGAGATCAATCACTATATTTACATTAActcaatataagaaaaagcaAATCCTTCGATTATACTCATAATTGACTACTATTCGAAAAACAAGTTAATAGTTAATATTATTTCATCTCCACATACGCTCCTAAATACATCTTgcagttttatacatttttgtaTTAATCTTATCGATAACATTTACATTGCATTTATGTCGCTATATGTTTATGTGGCCATCGCCATTAAGTATGCTattattgttaaatatttgcaatcttccaattaattaattcaactCATACAATATCTTTCTATCCACCGAATATCATAATCTTGAACGTTAATGCGTTAATACTGTTGTAGTATGAAAAACGCGAACAAAATCaacatatttcacttttaatgaCCAACGCTATTCCAGAACATCATTGAATGTTATTAATGAATCGAAAGAATGACATGTCTGCATACAGTAATACCACATCCACACGCAAAACCAATGTTAGTGaatagaaaatgaaacaatccGATAAGATAGAGACAAGGAAACGAGGTGCCGATTTGATAAACACGAATTAAAGATTCCCATAGATTGCGAAAATTTATAGGGAGCAggtgaacaagaaaaaaaagaaaaagtacgCCATTTTTACCGTCAAACTAACCTGTGTTAATGACGCTAAAGTGGTTGAATCAACGGTATCCTGTGAAGgggcaaaaagaagaagatacAGAAGCGTGACAAAATGGAATTCAACAAACAAGTAAACGGTGAGGACCGGCGACGTAAAACAAACGGTTATTCGGTTTCGGGCCAAGTAGGATAACGGGCTCGACGAAACCCCTACCCAACCATGATGCAGTGATATCTAAACTAATTTAAGCTCTAGTGATAAGGGTCGAGATGTAATGTGATTGAACATAAGGTAACAAAAACAAGATACCCTAACCATCCTTGACGTAGAAAAGCaaactttttctttcctgtACGACAATACGACTTGAACGTATGATGGCGCGGAATGAATAATTACCTGATTCTGGCTCATGGCTTCTAGCTCTTGGGCCAAACTATTCGATGTGCCGTTCAGAAGATTTCGCCCTTCTTCGATACTGCGCGTCAGCATCATAGCCTGAAGTTCTTCGTTCGCTTCTTCCAGTGACTTATTTTTCTGGCGCAATTCGTCCATTTCCTGATGCAGTTCCTCCAGTCTAAGAGACTCTGGCGAAGTCGTGGGCAGCGCGGGCCCACGTTCAGTACGAAGCCGTTCACACTCTTTGCCCAGCTCTACCATCAGTTCCTCGGCCGCCTGCTTATCTGCTCGATGTCTAcgaagtgaagtgaaaaaataaagttattCTATACTCACAACACCAAAACAACCTTGGCTGTTTATCAGTTGCTAACACACTTACTTCTTTTCTTCCGCTCTCGCCTCAACGAGATCTTGCTGG
This region of Anopheles marshallii chromosome 2, idAnoMarsDA_429_01, whole genome shotgun sequence genomic DNA includes:
- the LOC128708002 gene encoding fas-binding factor 1-like, encoding MNFDLDDPLEGLLSDGSNDSLFGNETSKKPSQSTKPGKMEDLFGIKTDPTKVTSIAKTVEQTGTASEKVQPASLDYTKPSTSATHQPSSLTSVQGRKPDTLANKPVGSTASNKPATPQKKEISFDDSDLLADLGFDPKKPRSKSSILDDILGGTLTASTKEIPPKSVIAKPRQSLTTTLEEPPNTGKAFSRQTTETSDNPPLESTVTGSYAPSSNNIPSSGAMPKRSGRRKSSVSMLNDPLGLFGSTTEEKLPRSETKQPKKGGADWLGLNDDTAVKEMDPIPMTALTKQRDSIASKVPIASVPQQQDVSPEVSVLPKPDKLPSPTKTTVVLSQPIIQPKPLIPDPATITNTIQFVEAEAQGAIATMQQQEFQLSVASQMISQEHALVDMQQKQHAILKRQEAQFNELLRKQMQRHTALEDVLAKQQQRINANIQLIMSQPAMPVNPFLGSIETEEHFENEPQHASDKNPIEKVELQTDVKRLEMEKLRLEDMISNLSVNHEQELSILETSYKKQMTFLEDSLRIMEARLKHDNKQLEEFYQAKISFIEQGQQKLVKDYEAKVQSMEEQHRKLIEQLKQGYEENLEQLRQDHREMIATIRESKILEFSVVQDNQSYLNTLKSASSYLENASGDLQQLRDTLQDQIEFSHKERERLLKQREKQLEDQQKQLEHTRHAAAEENVRLLNLVEMLEGKVTEMTKISSEERWEYQQKCIKLEAEKQIMDKEKQFFRDRHEREESRIAELKQTQLEDHARLMDKVTQERQILLQEKAKLETMAQLTPGTGSAFGSGTSRAEVEAALKVAEEAARHADTEKERYLNLQRQLETKRREIQTRESKLREAKDELEAAIDRASQRERHAETVYRSLRKSEQNIQLKIELIQRQFREVSEREDRLAKEKIEFSKERLELQAARRKLLQTRCSLCKIGDKSQEIGDLLTTNTDSVADDLKLEANFAEMQNRCTGLKLEHFFDSDVDHQMKLFLERNQVEQCNDLELTDNQRRHREIDHNLALLNFDALFPQLQSDEGQERSATNVVPS
- the LOC128708166 gene encoding cytochrome c oxidase assembly protein COX11, mitochondrial, producing the protein MLTDIVRTACRSSITNSFTKAGRSSLKGAPVRWFTGKGVDSERKFRIRSTVYYVAAAGVLTVGLSYAAVPLYRMFCQAYSYGGTTSQGHDGEKVETMQKVKDRVLKIKFNADIGASMRWNFKPQQTEIKVVPGETALAFYSAKNPTDHPVVGISTYNVIPFEAGAYFNKIQCFCFEEQQLNPHEEVDLPVFFYIDPEFIEDPKMELVDSITLSYTFFESKDGVNIQMPVYAKKNG
- the LOC128718216 gene encoding chymotrypsin-2-like gives rise to the protein MQMSIIFYDLMTSLYMKAFIISELSTVRMGRSVRVLLRATLLCIYIASLEAHRYERMASGTDVEQWEVPYQVSFRLIEADRHLGSGAILNVRYIITQASFIWKLLRTYPEQSLSALARIRLGQVELKSKADDQFRSIYSYTYHPSFDFEAARNDIALVRTVEYIEFNRFVQPIELRKGSIPEGSAVMYTDWGAERDTATQDDYKEKLQKVDARAISNDQCKELLSPWDLQDLVYDTRVCIYTNGTGSICTGNVGGPLVIMEVGQPQLVGVMSYVYRACNSYAPGGFERLWNHYEWVTKTVTIDYSYVNFGEMCRVARNVAAQLLFQNKETVRQRRALKNSQSENDTKL